From one Coffea eugenioides isolate CCC68of chromosome 11, Ceug_1.0, whole genome shotgun sequence genomic stretch:
- the LOC113754446 gene encoding uncharacterized protein LOC113754446 has protein sequence MLSREVPELVEQMEKFLDESESDSYNSWGYLRRNFAGPIHLAIFSDSSSSAAGLTEGRVSLLVANDEIVSLLVEEVDELTTILRKILDIKVLQAKLFIEKVGEVIRILEMEGPPTLLDQLVEDIAPLALPIGDFARRTKLLITSPLYDEVIRVNIGLGWERMLSREVPELVEQIGLNENKLEKFLDESDFYNSWEDLRHNSALLPCREAVRDLLQSCRELKDAMNFFSEVGTESALLCQHLKFWLSFAGLCGRSNEWHCRQFVRGIMDVADKALEALECADKYGLRLEMREFESNVYASAEVVKENCVEKTAKEFFDGKRLVLLETLGMLHSFTEEIDATCGKLGSEDRQLNNASFGRNGFPSWSVIREKFASGDLPSLPMTYYLRAFPLIERRKRGRVNSVRSGIRRPNKQVNYLRAFRGKRRRVVNVWSDTRLVLPTRRVEFDLNEPNLDLVL, from the exons ATGCTATCAAGAGAAGTGCCAGAATTAGTGGAACAGATGGAGAAATTTCTGGATGAATCTGAATCTGACTCCTACAACTCCTGGGGATATTTACGCCGGAACTTTGCCGGGCCAATACATTTAGCAATATTTTCAGACAGTTCCTCCTCTGCTGCTG GATTGACAGAGGGACGAGTTAGTCTGTTGGTGGCTAATGATGAAATTGTTAGTCTGTTGGTGGAGGAGGTGGACGAGTTAACTACTATCCTACGCAAAATACTGGATATCAAGGTATTGCAAGCCAAGTTATTTATAGAAAAAGTTGGTGAGGTCATCAGAATATTGGAAATGGAAGGACCCCCAACTTTGCTGGACCAATTAGTAGAAGATATTGCACCTCTTGCACTGCCTATAGGAGATTTTGCTCGGAGAACTAAGCTACTAATTACTTCACCGTTATATGATGAGGTCATCAGGGTGAATATTGGTCTCGGCTGGGAACGAATGCTATCAAGAGAAGTGCCAGAATTAGTAGAACAGATTGGCTTAAATGAGAATAAGCTGGAGAAATTTCTTGATGAATCTGACTTCTACAACTCCTGGGAAGATTTGCGTCACAATTCAGCCTTACTACCTTGTCGTGAGGCGGTGAGGGATCTGCTTCAGTCTTGTCGAGAACTCAAAGACGCCATGAACTTTTTCAGTGAAGTGGGGACTGAATCAGCTCTTCTCTGCCAACATCTAAAGTTCTGGCTGAGCTTTGCTGGGCTGTGCGGGCGTTCCAATGAATGGCATTGTCGCCAATTTGTGAGAGGCATCATGGATGTTGCCGACAAAGCTCTTGAGGCGCTGGAATGTGCAGATAAATATGGTCTTAGATTAGAGATGCGGGAATTTGAATCAAATGTATATGCTTCAGCCGAGGTTGTAAAGGAAAATTGTGTCGAGAAGACGGCCAAGGAATTTTTTGATGGGAAGCGATTGGTTTTGTTGGAGACTTTAGGAATGCTTCATTCCTTCACGGAAGAGATTGATGCTACCTGTGGGAAACTTGGCAGCGAAGATCGTCAATTGAATAACGCTTCATTTGGAAGAAATGGTTTTCCTTCATGGTCTGTGATTCGTGAGAAGTTTGCTAGCGGAGATCTTCCTTCACTGCCTATGACGTATTATCTACGTGCTTTTCCTTTaattgaaagaagaaaaagaggaagaGTTAATAGTGTTAGGTCTGGCATCAGACGACCTAACAAACAAGTTAATTATCTACGTGCTTTtcgaggaaaaagaagaagagttgTTAATGTCTGGTCTGATACCAGACTAGTATTACCAACGAGGCGAGTCGAATTTGATCTAAATGAACCGAATCTCGACTTAGTTTTATGA